GTAGGGATAAAATGGGGGTGAAAGTGACCCTCGGGCTGCCCCGAGGCTGTTGGGTGatgcatggcgggggggggggatgatgcaGCTGTCCTCAGGGACCAGCCAGGACAGGGagcctgctgctggggacagagaTCTCCATGCTGGGGACAGCAAGCTGAACACTGGGCAACGAGAGAAGATAAAACTGCTGCCAAAAGTGGACACTGGACACAGCCCCATCCCAAGTGCCACCGCTGGGGGACAATGGGGGAGGCATggatccctgtccccagggctaaGGGGGCTGCGACATGTCACAGGGGACACAGATGCTggcagccccgtccccccccaagCCAACCATGGTCAGGGGCTGGTGGtgagcagagcccagctcctggcacagAGCTGACACTTACAGGTGTGCAGGGAGAAATGGCGCTTGTCGGTGGCCggggcagcagctgccagggCCAAGGGCTCGGCATGGCCCAGCAGGTACTGGATGGAGCGCAGCTGGAAGCAGGGGTCCGCCAGCAGCACCGCTGTGGCACGCTCGGCCCTGGAAAGGGACACAGTCAGGCCTCTGTCCCGTCCCCCCAACATCACACCAccccccagagctggctgggcCTCCCTGGGCATGATGGGTCACAGGGACACCAGGTCCCCAGCTACCACACAGCTGGATGGTGGCATCACCCTGCAGACTGCAGGGACACTGTGCCCGGCATGGAGTGTGATGGCAGTGGTGATGTGGGGCCAGGCCCCCGCAGGTGACCCGGGGCGTCCACAACCTTCTAGAATCCCCCCAGCTCCTGTGCCCCATGGGGACGAGCCCAGGGCACAGCTGGGCACATACAGCACCCAGCCTGGTGGCTCTATGTTCCTGGCAGAACTGAGTGGTGCTCAAATGCAACCAAAGGGCAgctgtccctctcctccttctcctcttcctcctcctcctccgccaccCCACCCAGTCTCAGAGGCTCCGGGGATCGATACGGTGCATTAGCACTTGCTGAGGCTGCAGTGGTGCCCGGCTgagcctggggagctgcagggctggagcagccagcACCCCCCTGGCAGCCCAGCATAGCAAGGGTaaaaggagaggtgccatgcagcagcctcctgctggGGGCTCTGGCACCCCTACACTGTGGGGACGGCTCAAGGTGGCCCCCCCTCCAAGCAAGCAGGTGCCcccacaaagcagaaagaaaaggttgTGGGTCTCCCCACCTTCAAGCATCAGCAGGGATGACCAGGACAGATGAAGGGCACCTTAGTGGGTGTCTCCATCGGCCACAAGTGCTGTGGCTTCTGCCCACAGCCCTTGGCAAGGAGCAGAGGTGGTTCTGTGGCCACCATCGGGCAAGCCCTTTGGCACAGactgagccggggctggggtgcagggggttaACAGCCCCTCAGTGCGCAGCAGCCACAGCCGCCAAATTAGCTTTTTGCTGCCCTAATGGAAACCAATTCCCCAGCCCGGCTTTCTGCTTCCCACTAACGCGCCCGGGCACCGGGTAATGACATTCCTGAGTGTCCTTCATCCTGTGGCCACCTCCCACCTCTGCCGTGGGGACTCCCCACCGGGCTCACCCCACAgccaggggtcctggggggtgtgtgtgtgtgtgtccgtgctAGCTTGTTCAGGGGGCGGTGGGGACAAGAGCAGCGGGAAGGACCACGACTGGGTGCTAAGCagcagggtgggggggtggagggggatgaGTGCCATCCCCGCTCCCAGCCTAGGTGCAGGATGGGACAGGAGGGGCACCCGAAGGTGACAGCGGGGTGGGTCTACTCCAGCACCCTCCCCGAGGGTGGTCGGTGGCGGAGCAGCCGGTGGGGTGACAGCCGGTGGAGGTTGCCGTTCTCCAGCCGGGAGGGAGGGTGGCTGCGCGCCGGCGAGGCGGGAGGGTAGGTGGGCGAAGTGGTCCTTATTCCCTGccccaccactaccaccaccaccggGGACAAGCGACGGGGGCCGGTACCGGCTGCGCATCGCCCTGCCCACCGGCGAGACGGGCCACGGGGCCACCGCTGTGGCCACCACTCCCCGCGCCGGGACCAATGGgatcccgcccgcccccccgcccccccccccccgccagcgcctAAATAGGGGCCGGAGCGGGACGGCGCCCccgcagccagcccagctccccggGAGATGTGGACCGGGAAGCAGCCGCCCGCCGAAGGGGGCTCAACCGGTAACCGGAGCCTGGGGATGCGCCGCGGCGGAGCGGAGCCCTGAGAAAACTTGTCGCCCCGGGGAGGAGCGGCTCCGGGAGGCAGCCGGGCGTTCGCCCAGCCCGAAACGCCGGAGCCGCTCAACCCCACCGATGCCGGACACCGGCCCCCAGccgcccccgggcagcccccggccggcCGGAGCACAGGTAGGCGGCAGCACCGGGCAGGGCGATGCCCCCCGTTAACTCTTTTCAAGCCCCTCGGCTGGAATCGGGATCCTCCTTTGCGGGGTGCAAAGGGGCGTCTGCGGATGCTCGGTAGAGCCCACCCCCGCCCAAGACAGCACAggggggaaagcagggaggaCCACAGCACGTTTTCTCCGCCGGGCCACACAGAGGCTCCTGCCGGGCACCATGTCCCCGTGGGCACCCACAGACCCGCTGTGGGCACGGGtggtgaagctgctgctgctgctccaactGTGTGACCATGGCCGCGCACCCCGTGCCTCCCCGGTGCCCCACAGCTGTCCCCCTGCCTGCATCTGCACCTCCGACCTGCTGAGCTGCAGCCGGCAGATGCTGCAGCGCGTGCCCCGGGCGCTGCCACCCACCGCCACCACGCTGGACCTCAGCCACAACGCCCTCACCCAGCTCCACGACCGCTGGCTGGCCGCCCTCCCGCACCTCGAGGCCCTCCACATCAGCCACAACCAGATAAAGGACCTTTCTCCGCAAGCTTTCCACAATGCCTCCTACCTGCGGCACCTGGACATGTCCTCCAACCACCTGCATGCTGTCGAGACCCACTACTTCAATGCGCTGGtgagcctggaggagctgctgctctaCAACAACCGCATTACGCGAGTGGATGAAAACGCCTTCGCCAAGCTGAGCGGCCTGCGGAAAGTCTACCTGAGCTGGAACAACCTGACCACCTTCCCCTTCCACTCGGTCCAGGGGCTGGGCAACTACAGCCTCCGCACGCTGGACCTCTCCTCCAACAGCCTGAGCAGCATCCCCGTGGAAGAGCTGGCGGCTCTGCCTGAAAACATCAGGAATGGCTTGTACCTGCACAACAACCCCATCAGGTGCAGCTGCCAGCTCTACCTGATGCTCCAGCGCTGGAAGCAGCGAGGTTTCAGCTCGGTGAAGGACTTCTTCGAGGAACACACCTGCAAGGTGTCCGACAACGTGCCCCGGTCCCTGATCAAGTTCCTCAAATACAGCCAAATGTTTGAGAACTGCTCGGCAGGCCCCGAAGACGTGCACCCCATGCCCTTCCCCGTGATGGTGGGCCAGACCCTCCTGCTCACCTGCAACACCAGCCGGCCGGCCATGGCCACCACCTACATGTGGATCTCCCCTCACCACGAGCCCATCAAACAGCCGGGGAACAGCAACCGCTCCTTGGAGGTCTACCACAACGGCAGCCTGAAGATTGCGGTGGCCAGGCCTTGGCACTCGGGGGTCTATGTGGGCTTGGCCATCAACAGCCCCCACAATTTCAGCAGGCTGTGTGAAATCAACGTGACGGTCCACTACGCCAAGCCGGACGGGGAGACCTTCAGCACCGGCCTCACAACCCTGCTGGGGTGCATTGTGAGCCTGGTGCTCGTCATCATCTACTTGTACCTCACGCCCTGCCGCTGCCTGAGCTGCTGCAAGAAGCCAGCTCCTCTCAGCCCCCCACAGGAGTGCAGCGCCCAGTCCTCCATCCTCAGCACCACTCCCCCTGCCACCGACGGGCCAAACCGCAAGGCTAGCGCCAACAAGCACGTGGTCTTCCTCGAGCCTGTCAGGGAGACGCAGAATGGCAAGATCCGCCTGGCCCTCAGCGAGGACTTCCCGGATGCCAAGCACCCCAAGGTCCTGCAGCTCAAGTCAGACTCGGAGTCCATCAGTTCTGTCTTTTCGGACACCCCCATCGTGTCGtagtggggcagagctgggaggagtGCCGGGCCTCCTGAGAGCCGTTCTCCTCCATTGCTGCTAGAAGCAGGATTATTTGGCACCCCGAACTCCCGGCTTGACTGTGACCCTCAAGGGTGATGGGCATCACCCACAACCGCTTCAGCCATGAGCTGCTGGTGGGTTTTGGGCTGGGGGAACATCGGTGCCTGGCAAGAGCTCCTTGCATAAGCCACTGGGAACAGCCTCATTAGCACAAGGGTAACACTGACAAACACAGGACACCTGAGAAATCTCTGCTTCATTTGGGCAAACTCCCTAATGGTGACACTGGGATGGTGGTCTGCCATGGCCTTGGGCACAGGAGACATGACCCGGCTGTCACTGCCACGGGCACCCCAGGCCAAGGAATAGCTGTGATGCGTGGGGCTGTGTCCTCGCTCATGCCAGAGGATGATGGTGCCACTGTCCTCTCCCAGCCCGTGCTGGTCCCCATCACCATGCCATGGCTGGGAGTGGGGGGAGCGTGACCCTGTCACAAGGAGGGTACATGCCACCTCTCTGAGTGTGGCCACGCAGGAGGGATGGAGCTCAGCGCCTGACCAGCCACGCAGCCAAGCAAACATGACAAGCTTTTGCCTCCCGAGAAGCTGTAAATAGTCCAGGCAGGATTAGGTGATGCCATACAGCGCCCAGCCCGCATCGCTCAGCGGTCCCCGTGCCACCAAGGACGATGAGGGCTCAGATGCACCACCTTCCTTCGCCGCTTCTCCTTGAGGCGGACAAACGCGCTGCTAAAGCACAGCTATTTAGGCAGTAATCTAATAAGCCTATCGATAAATGTGAGTAATCCTCTCCTCTCTTGGGTCGTAATTCTCTAGTTACATTGGaataaaaatgcctatttttttaaGCTCACGCTGGGCTGAGTGTCTCCTTGCCCTCGCAGGGCAGCGGCGTGCAGCCACCCTGCAACCCACGGGCACTGTGGTGGGTCTCCGGGGGTCTGAGGGAGCCCTGAATTCCCGCTGACCTGGCACACAGAGCCAGGTGATTGGCAGCTTCTGTTCCCATCAAACGGCGTTAGGGCAGCCTTGGCAAGGGGGTTAAATGTGCTGATGGCCTGGGGCTGGTGCGAGAGGAGCGTCCGGTGGCTTGTCCCCAGGAGGGCAGGTCTCTGGTGACacctgggagctggggagggagcagcgcCAGCCAACACAAGGGCATATCCAGACCCCAATAGGGATGAGGAGGATTTAGATGTGGGGAGAGGCACCTGGGGAAGACCCAGTCGGGGTCAGACTGGCCTGGTCTTTGGGTAAGTCCTGACAACCTTTGCAGACAGAGGCCCCCACCTCACTGGACACTTGCGCTGCTTCTCCCAGCACCCAGCCTTGCATCGCCCCCGGCACAGGGAGCGGCTCTGCCCCCCCATAACACCTGCCTGATTCTGCAGAGGGATAAGGTTGTCCCCCCCAGTCTGCCAGCCACCACTGCCCTCTCCACAGCTGGAGAGGGAGCAAGCAGGTTCCCGCAGCacgggggatgctggggacaccCTACAGGCAGGAGCACAGCTCAAGCACAACCCAAAAATAGGGACTAGGACCCTTTGCAGACCTTTCCCCCaacccacagccccccacagcTGTGCCCCAGTCCCAAGAGCTGCTGGCAGCCCTGCGACCGGTGGGATGGGAAAGTCCCTGTGGCTTTGAGACAGTGCTAGCACCCATCCTTCAACTATCTCAGCCAggaaacaaacagcttttttcccagcaaaaagTCAACTGTGCCCAAAACGCTTGTCAGAACCCCCTCTGCCATCGAAGGAGGGGACAATGTTTGGGAGAGCAGTTATCCCGAGACAACTGCAGCTGCCCAGCGCCCTTCCTGACACTGACCTTGTGCACAGCTCCATGCAATACGTGGCCTGCTGCCACCTGCCCCGCGGCCGGCGAAGGTGATGGGATGCGGAGCGACAGGCCCCGCTGGCCTGCGCCCTCGCTCCCCGCACGCCTGCTGCTGCCGGCCCCGTCACCTCGCATTAGTACAGCATTCCTGACGAGCCTGGGACACCGAGCTGGCCGCgccggggtgctgctgggggttgGCGAGGTGCGGGGTGGATAGGTGAGAGGCACCCTGCCCCTCGAGGATGGAGCTGAGGCGATGCCATCCCCTGGCTTTGCACCCAGGCAGGGATCCCATGGGAAAGATGGTTTGAATTTGCCCTGGGAATgtctgggaaagagaagagacCCAGGTCCAAACCCACCGAGGGCACCACCCTGAGCATGGCTCATGCCTGCCAAAACAGAGTTGAGCCCGTTGCTGCATCTACGCACTGTGTCTTCCTCCAAAAGGAAAGGTGTTGCTCTGGGCTTCAGCACTCAGAGTGGGTGTTACCCACCTGCAGCTCTTCTGTCACCATCCTTGTAGGTCTCCTCGCAAACCTTTCCCCTCCCTGGTGCCAACATCAGCTTCCCAGGCATTAGTGGTCCACCAAACCTCCATCCTCAGCTGAGGCTAACAACTGAAGCTCGGGGAAAGCTCAGGCCAACTAGAGTGTAAGAAAAGCTCCCAAGGGCCTCTTTGGGGACACACCAGCCTGGAGAAGCCCAGGAGAGCTCTTCTTGGCTGGCTACAATCCTCCTGTCCCTacaggaaggctaaggcccactaTGCCAGGACAGCATCTCTGAGGTTTGTATCAGTGCTGCCCCCAACGGCTCCCCGCTGCCTTACCCAGGAAAatcctgctgctgcctttcacACCTTTCTGGTGCTCGGAAAGGACCTCACACCACAGTGCTGCTCCAACAAGCAAGGCAAGGCAGTTTGAACT
This sequence is a window from Numenius arquata unplaced genomic scaffold, bNumArq3.hap1.1 HAP1_SCAFFOLD_280, whole genome shotgun sequence. Protein-coding genes within it:
- the LOC141478165 gene encoding amphoterin-induced protein 3-like, giving the protein MSPWAPTDPLWARVVKLLLLLQLCDHGRAPRASPVPHSCPPACICTSDLLSCSRQMLQRVPRALPPTATTLDLSHNALTQLHDRWLAALPHLEALHISHNQIKDLSPQAFHNASYLRHLDMSSNHLHAVETHYFNALVSLEELLLYNNRITRVDENAFAKLSGLRKVYLSWNNLTTFPFHSVQGLGNYSLRTLDLSSNSLSSIPVEELAALPENIRNGLYLHNNPIRCSCQLYLMLQRWKQRGFSSVKDFFEEHTCKVSDNVPRSLIKFLKYSQMFENCSAGPEDVHPMPFPVMVGQTLLLTCNTSRPAMATTYMWISPHHEPIKQPGNSNRSLEVYHNGSLKIAVARPWHSGVYVGLAINSPHNFSRLCEINVTVHYAKPDGETFSTGLTTLLGCIVSLVLVIIYLYLTPCRCLSCCKKPAPLSPPQECSAQSSILSTTPPATDGPNRKASANKHVVFLEPVRETQNGKIRLALSEDFPDAKHPKVLQLKSDSESISSVFSDTPIVS